Proteins from a single region of Methanobacteriaceae archaeon:
- the frhD gene encoding coenzyme F420-reducing hydrogenase, FrhD protein — MPYSAEIIVVGCGNILFADDGFGPEVIKALGEYSKENPLPDNVMLIDAGTGGPHFVFSLPHEEWKKMIVVDVVQFDAEPGTVRKFSVDEIPKGSYENVHSWPVNQPLHDLADVCEVMVIGCKPEHISAPDVEMGLSKSVEDAIPKAIEMILKEIRG; from the coding sequence ATGCCATACAGTGCAGAGATAATAGTGGTCGGATGCGGAAACATCCTTTTTGCGGATGACGGATTTGGACCAGAAGTGATAAAAGCACTTGGAGAATACTCTAAGGAAAACCCCTTACCAGATAATGTCATGTTAATCGATGCCGGTACCGGCGGACCTCACTTTGTCTTCAGTCTGCCTCATGAAGAATGGAAGAAGATGATAGTGGTGGATGTGGTACAGTTCGATGCAGAACCCGGCACAGTTCGTAAATTCAGTGTTGACGAAATACCCAAGGGTTCCTATGAAAACGTGCATTCGTGGCCTGTTAACCAACCATTACATGATTTAGCAGATGTTTGTGAAGTCATGGTAATTGGATGTAAGCCAGAACATATCTCTGCCCCCGATGTAGAAATGGGGTTAAGCAAAAGTGTGGAAGATGCCATTCCCAAGGCCATTGAGATGATACTAAAGGAAATAAGGGGTTAG
- the frhG gene encoding coenzyme F420 hydrogenase subunit gamma, whose amino-acid sequence MSILARIKSFLGMEAKPDKEASQEEVEKVAEEKAKPRIGYIHLSGCTGDGMSLTENYDILAPLLTDMVDIVYGQTLVDLWEMPEMDIALVEGSCCLQDEHSLHELKEVREKAGLVVAFGSCAATGCFTRYSRGGQQAQPSHESFVPIADLVKVDLAIPGCPPSPEIIAKTVVAAINGDMDYLQPMMDLAGYTEACGCDLQTKVVNQALCIGCGTCAMACQTRALSMTNGRPELNSDRCIKCGVCYVQCPRSWWPAERINQDLGL is encoded by the coding sequence ATGTCAATATTAGCCCGTATTAAATCGTTTTTAGGAATGGAGGCAAAACCTGACAAAGAAGCTTCACAAGAGGAGGTTGAAAAAGTGGCTGAAGAAAAAGCTAAACCAAGAATAGGATACATTCACCTGAGTGGATGTACTGGAGATGGAATGTCGTTAACAGAAAACTACGACATCCTAGCACCTTTACTAACAGATATGGTGGATATAGTATACGGACAAACCCTGGTAGACCTATGGGAAATGCCAGAAATGGACATAGCCCTGGTTGAAGGATCATGTTGTCTGCAAGATGAACACAGTTTACATGAACTCAAGGAAGTAAGGGAAAAAGCTGGCTTAGTAGTGGCCTTCGGGTCCTGCGCAGCAACCGGATGTTTCACCCGATATTCCCGAGGAGGACAGCAAGCACAACCATCACACGAATCATTCGTGCCCATTGCTGATCTGGTTAAAGTGGACCTGGCCATACCTGGCTGCCCACCATCACCAGAAATAATCGCAAAAACTGTAGTAGCTGCCATCAACGGTGACATGGATTACCTACAGCCAATGATGGACCTGGCCGGTTACACTGAAGCATGTGGCTGTGACCTGCAGACCAAAGTAGTGAACCAGGCTCTATGTATTGGATGTGGAACCTGTGCCATGGCCTGCCAGACCAGAGCCCTGAGCATGACCAACGGAAGACCAGAACTGAACAGCGACCGCTGTATTAAATGCGGAGTCTGCTATGTGCAGTGCCCACGAAGCTGGTGGCCTGCTGAAAGGATCAACCAGGATCTGGGGTTATAG
- the frhB gene encoding coenzyme F420 hydrogenase subunit beta, translated as MVLGTYKEVVAARSTDKQIQKIAQDGGIVSGLFCYALDEGLIDGAVVAGPSDVMWKPEPMVAMTSDEILAAAGTKYTFSPNVWMLKKAVRQYGLEKVGTVAIPCQSMGIRKMQSYPFGVRFVADKIALMLGIFCMENFPYESLRTFISEKAGVDFDLVEKLDIGKGKFWIKTADQMLTIPLKETHGYEQNGCKVCLDYVCELADVSTGSVGTPDGWSTVFVRTDAGETVFKQAVEAGVIETKSMDDVKPGLGLLEKLATDKKTKAMKVIDERKAMGLPVPFKGSGEKEDPLANV; from the coding sequence ATGGTATTAGGAACCTACAAAGAAGTTGTTGCAGCAAGATCAACTGACAAACAGATCCAAAAAATAGCCCAGGACGGAGGAATAGTATCCGGATTATTCTGCTATGCCCTTGATGAAGGATTAATCGACGGTGCCGTAGTAGCCGGACCCTCTGATGTCATGTGGAAACCAGAACCAATGGTAGCCATGACTTCTGATGAAATATTGGCTGCAGCTGGAACCAAATACACCTTCTCCCCAAACGTCTGGATGCTCAAAAAAGCAGTCAGACAGTACGGTCTGGAGAAAGTTGGAACCGTAGCCATACCCTGCCAGAGTATGGGAATCCGTAAAATGCAATCCTACCCATTCGGAGTAAGATTTGTAGCAGATAAAATAGCCTTAATGCTAGGTATTTTCTGCATGGAAAACTTCCCATACGAATCACTGAGGACTTTCATCTCAGAAAAAGCAGGTGTTGACTTCGACCTAGTGGAAAAATTGGACATAGGCAAAGGTAAATTCTGGATCAAAACTGCAGACCAGATGCTGACCATACCTCTCAAGGAAACCCACGGATACGAACAGAACGGATGCAAAGTCTGTCTGGACTATGTATGTGAATTAGCTGATGTATCCACTGGTTCAGTGGGAACCCCTGATGGCTGGTCCACAGTATTTGTCCGAACCGATGCTGGTGAAACAGTATTCAAACAGGCAGTTGAAGCTGGAGTCATTGAAACCAAATCCATGGATGATGTGAAACCAGGTTTAGGTCTACTTGAAAAACTGGCCACCGACAAGAAAACCAAAGCCATGAAAGTTATCGATGAACGCAAGGCCATGGGCCTGCCAGTACCTTTCAAAGGCAGCGGTGAAAAAGAAGACCCACTAGCAAATGTGTAA
- a CDS encoding tetratricopeptide repeat protein, whose translation MDMIFAVAGAMFLAYAGILMIYYHMRLKERHEKTSKLMLNGVTSFRRGVYEKALAYFKIAYQHSEKIKDYPTMAEALYHMGLVYQEQDEVENAVVMFHAAAEIYNEINDAAGVEKSNKAADSLKS comes from the coding sequence ATGGATATGATTTTTGCAGTTGCAGGGGCTATGTTTTTAGCATATGCTGGAATTTTAATGATCTACTATCATATGCGTTTAAAAGAAAGGCATGAAAAAACATCGAAACTCATGCTTAATGGTGTCACCAGCTTCAGACGAGGGGTTTACGAGAAAGCACTGGCCTATTTCAAAATAGCATATCAACATTCCGAAAAGATCAAGGACTACCCTACCATGGCTGAAGCCCTTTATCACATGGGCCTGGTCTACCAGGAACAGGATGAAGTTGAAAATGCAGTGGTCATGTTTCACGCAGCTGCAGAAATTTATAATGAAATAAATGATGCTGCGGGTGTTGAAAAATCAAATAAAGCAGCAGATTCTTTAAAAAGTTAA
- a CDS encoding type II methionyl aminopeptidase, translated as MIENYQKAGKIVKEVRELAVSEVHEGMKVLSLVNLIESEIKKRGGSVAFPCNISINEVTAHYTSPPGDSSVLKEGDLVKIDLGAHVEGFIADSAITVMIGSGEGPFQSGDKSYTPEKQMEMIETANEALQVAISSIRAGAELGKIGAAVEEYVNSQGLYPVANLTGHSMDQWILHSGLSIPNVKENNSHKLEEGDVLAIEPFVTDGVGMVGDMAPTYIFRFLRDRPLRLVQSRKLLDLIKKDYRSLPFAQRWLEESSNLRQVNLAMRQLISSRAIYPYHVLREKSGARVAQAEHTVIVEVDGCTILTE; from the coding sequence ATGATAGAAAACTACCAAAAAGCAGGTAAAATTGTGAAAGAAGTCAGAGAACTGGCAGTTAGTGAAGTTCATGAAGGTATGAAGGTTTTAAGTTTGGTTAATCTTATTGAATCTGAGATTAAAAAAAGAGGAGGCTCTGTTGCCTTTCCATGCAACATATCTATTAATGAAGTAACCGCGCATTATACTTCCCCTCCAGGAGATAGTTCTGTACTAAAAGAAGGTGATCTGGTAAAAATTGACTTGGGAGCCCATGTGGAAGGTTTTATAGCAGATTCCGCCATCACAGTGATGATCGGATCTGGTGAAGGTCCTTTCCAATCAGGAGATAAAAGTTATACTCCTGAAAAACAGATGGAAATGATTGAAACTGCTAATGAAGCCCTTCAAGTAGCCATAAGCAGCATTCGAGCAGGTGCTGAGTTAGGAAAAATTGGTGCGGCTGTTGAAGAATATGTTAATTCTCAGGGTCTTTATCCAGTGGCCAATTTAACTGGTCACAGTATGGATCAGTGGATTCTGCATTCAGGATTATCCATACCCAATGTCAAAGAAAATAATTCGCATAAATTAGAAGAGGGGGATGTTCTGGCTATTGAACCTTTTGTAACTGATGGTGTGGGAATGGTCGGGGACATGGCCCCCACCTATATTTTCCGCTTCTTGAGAGACCGCCCATTACGCCTGGTTCAGTCCAGGAAGTTACTGGATCTCATAAAAAAAGATTACAGGAGTCTTCCTTTCGCTCAGAGATGGTTGGAAGAAAGTTCCAATTTAAGGCAAGTTAATCTGGCCATGCGTCAGCTTATATCATCACGGGCAATTTATCCTTATCATGTGCTTCGTGAGAAGAGCGGTGCTAGGGTAGCTCAGGCAGAACATACAGTTATTGTAGAGGTAGATGGCTGCACCATACTAACCGAATAA
- a CDS encoding PAS domain S-box protein yields MSEAKILVVEDEGLTAMEIQRKLKNWGYKVPSFAFSRKEAVKKAKEMKPDLILMDVMLKGEGDGVDAAKEIKSEQDIPIIYITAYDDIKTRKRAESTNPDAYLIKPYEEHELQNKIKSVLSGHDTWKKLIEIGKRLETNSKDLGIIVIDSEGIIRYSNKVASDLTGSESEKILLKYLYEVFPIKDINDEKDFTNYLEEIFINNKAGITDRSVIKQDTGKNINLEYSFNPIYDNNEVIGASLVFKELSKENFEEKIPIQSPSESAMEKQLNKFYQKSLIQDSLVATEIFNKKGELVNANPACLKLFGAEKVEELRSFRLFESFKMEAEDIKALKEDSKISAKCQFSAEELREFGLNIKTEDSIYLSLYISPLKLDETVEGYLVQFQDISTPRKREESHIDNEKLHLEILNTLDQAVIAFDGDLKSFYFNNEFNELLGLKNSDIIGKSLSESIKPLWDEELETMCRNTLETKQPSNVIKSFQKDEKFLNIEIKVYNLFKGLVILLDDITDIQKREENLERNENLYSSVVDDQSEIICRFNKDLELTFANRAYYQCFGMKNESGLVFSLTEEDSDEMKVHLKSLDEENPVKIFESPMKMPDGDTKWWQWVTKANFDEEGNISEYQSVGRDVTQSHLLIEEFKNNIKKLQVSLKEKDKEIEDLKKSFESKLDEKKVKIDDFEKISNKKYEEYSEELQDLMETIKNQKIELKIFQERENSYKENIKLLKNEINTKNNQLKELRQKIETEINTREQTEKQLQKQTTKLQQQQKETQENQNQINTLKKQISNHKKEAHDLTETIKNQKIELKIFQERENSYKENIKLLKNEINTKNNQLKELRQKIETEINTREQTEKQLQKQKQENQNQINTLKKQISDLRNSELSLRESQERLEKEIENKINELNSAREDLDLEKANRIKAEKNLEDTKNQIRNEIKEKDKEINRIKNDYDARISNLENSERIVRESLEKKENIIKNMRKGVLTNIKMISNLNRFHSDILINDMIKKLEDGRSYLRSLETIPETLYQSNNLEDVNLQEYLDNILSDIPRSPEAENIDLEIEANDLSLDMENSLLTGMIITELVINSFKHTFPNDKGEIRVEVLSEDDNLVIKVSDNSIRLPTQTSLGKKDNGLDLVNTFVEQCEGTLEFIEKDGTTFIVKIPSKHST; encoded by the coding sequence ATGTCGGAGGCAAAAATTTTAGTAGTTGAAGACGAAGGACTTACTGCAATGGAAATTCAGAGAAAACTGAAAAATTGGGGTTATAAAGTTCCATCATTTGCTTTCTCACGTAAAGAGGCTGTTAAAAAAGCCAAAGAAATGAAACCTGATCTTATTTTAATGGATGTGATGCTTAAGGGCGAAGGAGATGGAGTGGATGCTGCTAAAGAAATTAAAAGTGAACAAGACATTCCCATTATTTATATAACTGCATATGATGATATTAAAACGCGAAAAAGGGCTGAAAGCACCAATCCAGACGCTTATTTAATAAAACCTTACGAAGAACACGAACTTCAAAACAAGATCAAATCCGTGCTTTCTGGACATGATACTTGGAAAAAATTGATAGAAATTGGAAAAAGGCTCGAAACTAATTCTAAAGATTTAGGAATAATAGTAATAGACTCTGAAGGAATCATTAGATATTCTAATAAAGTTGCATCTGATTTAACTGGTTCTGAAAGCGAAAAAATTTTATTAAAATATCTGTATGAGGTATTTCCAATTAAGGATATCAATGATGAAAAAGACTTTACCAACTATTTGGAAGAAATTTTTATAAATAATAAAGCAGGGATTACGGACAGATCCGTTATTAAACAGGATACTGGGAAAAATATTAATTTAGAGTACAGTTTTAACCCTATTTACGATAATAATGAAGTTATAGGAGCTAGTCTAGTTTTCAAAGAATTGAGTAAGGAAAATTTCGAGGAAAAAATCCCCATTCAGTCCCCAAGTGAGTCTGCAATGGAAAAACAGTTGAACAAATTTTATCAGAAGTCGCTGATTCAAGATTCCCTGGTGGCAACTGAGATATTCAACAAAAAAGGAGAGTTGGTAAATGCAAATCCAGCTTGTCTTAAGCTTTTTGGCGCAGAAAAAGTCGAAGAACTAAGAAGTTTTAGACTTTTCGAATCTTTCAAAATGGAAGCTGAAGATATCAAAGCCCTGAAAGAAGACTCAAAGATCAGTGCGAAATGTCAATTTAGTGCTGAAGAATTAAGAGAATTTGGATTAAACATCAAAACCGAAGATTCGATATATTTAAGCCTTTACATAAGTCCTTTAAAGTTAGATGAAACAGTTGAAGGATATTTAGTCCAATTCCAGGACATATCTACCCCCCGGAAACGAGAAGAATCTCATATAGATAACGAGAAACTCCATTTAGAAATTTTGAATACATTAGATCAGGCAGTGATAGCCTTCGATGGAGATTTAAAATCCTTTTATTTTAATAATGAATTCAATGAACTCTTAGGCTTGAAAAACAGTGACATTATTGGTAAATCCCTTTCTGAATCCATTAAACCACTTTGGGATGAAGAACTGGAGACCATGTGCAGGAATACATTAGAAACTAAACAGCCTTCAAATGTAATTAAAAGTTTCCAAAAAGATGAAAAATTTTTAAATATTGAGATAAAGGTTTATAACCTGTTCAAAGGCCTGGTTATTCTTTTAGATGACATCACTGACATTCAGAAAAGGGAAGAAAATCTGGAAAGAAATGAAAACCTTTATAGTTCGGTAGTAGATGATCAAAGCGAAATAATATGCCGTTTTAATAAAGATTTAGAGCTCACATTCGCTAATAGAGCCTATTATCAATGCTTTGGTATGAAAAATGAGTCTGGTTTAGTTTTTTCACTTACTGAAGAAGATTCTGATGAGATGAAAGTTCATTTGAAGTCATTGGATGAAGAAAATCCTGTTAAAATCTTTGAAAGTCCCATGAAAATGCCTGATGGTGATACTAAATGGTGGCAATGGGTTACTAAAGCAAATTTTGATGAGGAGGGGAATATTTCCGAGTATCAATCAGTAGGGCGTGATGTTACTCAAAGCCACCTTCTAATTGAAGAATTTAAAAATAACATTAAAAAGCTTCAAGTTTCTTTAAAAGAGAAGGATAAAGAAATTGAAGATCTTAAAAAGTCATTTGAATCTAAATTGGATGAAAAAAAAGTAAAAATAGATGATTTTGAAAAAATAAGTAACAAAAAGTATGAAGAATACAGTGAAGAATTACAGGATTTGATGGAAACCATTAAAAACCAGAAAATAGAACTAAAAATCTTCCAAGAAAGGGAAAACTCCTACAAAGAAAACATAAAACTACTCAAAAACGAAATAAACACCAAAAACAACCAACTAAAAGAACTACGCCAAAAAATAGAAACAGAAATCAACACCAGAGAACAAACAGAAAAACAACTACAAAAACAAACCACCAAACTCCAACAACAACAAAAAGAAACACAAGAAAACCAAAACCAAATCAACACACTCAAAAAACAAATAAGCAACCACAAAAAAGAAGCACACGACCTAACAGAAACCATAAAAAACCAGAAAATAGAACTAAAAATCTTCCAAGAAAGGGAAAACTCCTACAAAGAAAACATAAAACTACTCAAAAACGAAATAAACACCAAAAACAACCAACTAAAAGAACTACGCCAAAAAATAGAAACAGAAATCAACACCAGAGAACAAACAGAAAAACAACTACAAAAACAAAAACAGGAAAACCAAAACCAAATCAACACACTCAAAAAACAAATAAGTGATTTAAGAAACTCTGAACTATCTTTAAGGGAATCACAGGAACGACTGGAAAAGGAGATTGAAAATAAAATAAACGAACTTAACAGTGCCCGTGAAGATTTAGATTTAGAGAAAGCTAATAGAATCAAAGCGGAAAAAAACCTTGAAGATACCAAAAATCAGATTCGAAATGAGATTAAAGAAAAAGATAAAGAGATTAATCGCATTAAAAATGATTATGATGCCAGAATATCGAATCTGGAAAATTCAGAACGCATTGTAAGAGAATCTCTTGAAAAGAAAGAGAATATCATTAAAAATATGCGTAAAGGAGTTTTGACCAACATAAAAATGATATCAAACCTGAACAGATTCCATTCTGATATCCTTATAAATGATATGATTAAAAAATTAGAGGACGGTCGCAGCTATCTGAGATCTTTGGAAACAATACCTGAAACATTATACCAATCTAACAACCTGGAAGATGTGAATCTACAGGAATACCTTGATAATATCTTAAGTGATATTCCACGTTCTCCTGAGGCAGAGAATATTGACCTTGAAATTGAAGCCAATGATTTGTCCTTAGATATGGAAAATTCATTATTAACAGGCATGATTATAACCGAACTTGTGATAAATTCTTTCAAACATACCTTCCCTAATGATAAAGGAGAGATTAGGGTGGAAGTGTTATCTGAAGATGATAATCTCGTGATTAAAGTATCTGATAATAGTATCAGGCTACCAACCCAGACTTCCTTGGGAAAAAAGGACAATGGTTTGGATCTGGTTAATACCTTCGTAGAACAGTGTGAAGGAACTTTGGAATTTATAGAGAAAGATGGAACAACTTTTATTGTTAAAATCCCATCAAAACACTCCACATAA
- a CDS encoding DUF308 domain-containing protein — protein sequence MQKNNLAIILIILGIIVLAIPMLGVVPLSVLTGLGVAFLGIGLILAGLTDREVSTGLGLLEIVLGIIALVLGLGFILNPGLFSFVAGLLVYMAGLFLIIVGIVAVFTKAGGSRWNGVIAIIIGLVYLIFGYLISDPFYLGILIGLWLLITGILIFLQKD from the coding sequence ATGCAAAAAAATAATTTGGCCATAATACTGATAATTCTGGGTATAATTGTACTGGCCATTCCCATGCTAGGAGTTGTCCCCTTAAGTGTGCTTACCGGTTTAGGAGTTGCATTTTTAGGTATAGGACTTATCCTGGCTGGTTTAACTGACAGAGAAGTAAGCACTGGTTTGGGTTTGCTGGAAATAGTTTTAGGAATCATAGCCCTGGTACTGGGTCTTGGATTTATTTTAAATCCCGGTCTTTTCAGTTTCGTGGCAGGGTTATTGGTCTATATGGCAGGTTTATTCCTGATCATAGTAGGTATTGTTGCCGTGTTTACTAAAGCTGGAGGTAGTCGATGGAACGGAGTGATTGCCATAATTATCGGGCTCGTATACCTTATATTCGGATACTTAATTTCCGACCCATTCTATCTGGGAATATTAATCGGCCTATGGTTGCTAATAACCGGAATTTTGATTTTTTTACAGAAAGACTAA
- a CDS encoding carboxymuconolactone decarboxylase family protein — MKYDENQEIDVEEILDKISGYFGFVPPIFQVLQANPPALKAYFDKFEVLMVDNTLTPLIKEFISIGAAAALGSSHCLGTHLEVARKFGASDEELLLAINIGASIAETTALSKSLRVYDKFKE, encoded by the coding sequence GTGAAGTATGATGAGAATCAGGAAATAGATGTAGAAGAGATACTGGACAAGATCAGTGGTTATTTTGGTTTCGTGCCCCCTATCTTCCAAGTTTTACAAGCCAACCCACCGGCTCTAAAGGCCTATTTTGATAAATTTGAAGTTCTGATGGTGGACAATACATTAACACCCCTCATAAAAGAATTTATATCCATTGGAGCTGCTGCTGCTCTTGGATCATCCCATTGCCTTGGCACTCATTTGGAAGTGGCTAGGAAGTTTGGAGCCTCTGACGAAGAATTACTTCTGGCTATTAACATAGGAGCATCCATTGCAGAAACCACTGCTCTTTCAAAGTCACTGCGAGTTTATGACAAGTTTAAAGAGTGA
- the dnaJ gene encoding molecular chaperone DnaJ, with protein sequence MAEKRDYYEVLGLEKGASKKDIKKAYRKLAMEYHPDVSEDPEAGEKFKEISEAYAVLSDDEKRNTYDQYGHAGMGGFSQEDIFNNINFEDIFRGFGFGGSRGGGASGFESIFDLFGFGGSRRDGPQQGADVLYEMKITLEDAAHGLEEDIEVPHKKTCPRCNGSKAEPGTESRTCDTCGGSGQVRHVQNTPLGQFATIRPCNVCRGEGKIIDNPCHECHGKGIVRQKSTIHVKIPPGVEDGSRLRVPGEGDVGKRGGPPGDLYVLIRVKPHKYFKREGANLYYEKPISFVQAALGDKVDIPTIDGEVELKIPEGTQTGTSFRIKGQGMPHLRWNGKGNLYVKVKVITPKKLSPRQKELLEEFADISGQEIYEEEKGFFDKVKDAISH encoded by the coding sequence ATGGCAGAGAAGCGTGATTACTACGAAGTACTGGGACTGGAAAAAGGAGCCAGCAAAAAAGATATTAAAAAGGCCTACCGGAAGTTGGCCATGGAATATCACCCTGATGTAAGTGAAGACCCTGAAGCAGGGGAAAAATTCAAAGAAATAAGTGAAGCCTACGCAGTTCTTTCTGATGATGAGAAAAGAAACACCTATGACCAGTATGGTCATGCTGGAATGGGTGGATTCAGTCAGGAAGACATCTTTAACAATATCAACTTCGAAGACATTTTCCGTGGCTTCGGCTTCGGAGGAAGTCGTGGCGGGGGAGCCAGTGGTTTCGAGAGCATATTCGACCTTTTTGGATTTGGAGGAAGTCGCCGTGACGGCCCCCAGCAGGGAGCTGATGTACTCTATGAAATGAAAATCACCCTGGAAGATGCAGCACACGGATTGGAAGAGGACATCGAAGTACCACATAAAAAGACCTGTCCAAGATGTAACGGATCCAAAGCCGAGCCTGGAACTGAAAGCCGAACCTGTGATACTTGTGGAGGTAGTGGTCAGGTGCGCCATGTGCAGAACACCCCCCTGGGCCAGTTTGCAACCATCCGCCCCTGCAATGTCTGTCGTGGCGAAGGTAAAATAATTGACAACCCCTGCCATGAGTGCCATGGTAAGGGAATTGTCCGGCAAAAAAGCACCATACATGTTAAAATCCCTCCTGGTGTGGAGGACGGGTCCCGTTTACGCGTTCCTGGAGAAGGAGATGTTGGTAAACGGGGCGGACCACCAGGAGATCTTTATGTTCTTATAAGGGTGAAACCTCATAAGTACTTTAAAAGGGAAGGAGCCAATCTCTACTATGAAAAACCCATCAGCTTTGTGCAGGCTGCTCTGGGGGATAAGGTAGATATACCAACCATTGATGGAGAAGTGGAGCTTAAAATACCTGAAGGAACTCAGACCGGCACATCCTTCCGGATAAAAGGCCAGGGGATGCCTCATTTACGCTGGAATGGTAAAGGGAATCTTTACGTGAAAGTTAAAGTTATCACTCCCAAGAAACTCAGCCCCCGTCAGAAGGAACTTTTAGAAGAGTTTGCTGATATTAGTGGCCAAGAGATTTATGAGGAAGAGAAAGGTTTTTTTGATAAAGTAAAAGATGCCATCAGCCACTGA